DNA from Deltaproteobacteria bacterium:
CGTCGGCAGTGACCGTGTCGGTGCTGGTGCTCCTGAGCGGAGTGCTGTGGCTCATCAGTCGGCGGTCCCGTTTCCTGTAGGGGCGACGCATGCGTCGCCCGCAGCGAAGTGATGCACCCACTGCGGAGAAGACGGAGGGCGATGCATGCATCGCCCCTACGCTTCAGAGAAGGCCGCATGTCACTGACATTTGCGAGGCAGGACGCTAGGACTAGCGCGGAGCGATCGCGCCGGCTGCCGGCCGCAGCCGCTTTACGCCGGCGTCGAGGTCGACGCGCTCGTCACCCCAGACCACCAGCACATCGTACGGATCGCGACCGCGGAAGGCGGGTGCACGCATCCTGTGCCACAGCTTCTCAAGTTCCTTCCGAACGCGGCGCAGACGCAGGCGCCACCCCCACTTCGACTCGAGCAGCGTCTTGTTCGGGTTCTTCACGCGCTTCCATGCTGTGCCGGCTAGTGCGCGTTGGGTCACTTGGCTGAAGTGATGGATCAACGCTGCGCCGGTGATTGCCGTGCGCAAACGCGCGCGGCGTAGCCGGATGTCAAAGTCGTCGTCCTCGAAACCACCGCCGACGAAGCGTTCGTCGAACAGCCCGACTTGGTCGTAGACCGCGCGCGGCACGAGGAAACATTCGCCGCGCCAACCCGGCCGCCAACGATCCCCGAATCGGTGACGGTATTGGGCTGCCATCGTGGCGAGTTCGTAGTCGGCCGAGCCGTTGATGACAGCCGGACTGACCACTGCGGCACCGGTGCGCTGTTGGAACTCCGCGAGCGCGCCCAGCCAACCCGCAGAGACAACGATATCGTTGTTCATGATGAGGATCAGCGGCGCCCGCGCAGCGCGGATGCCCTGGTTCCACGCGCGTGCACAGCCGAGGTTCTGTTCGTTGCGAATGACGCGGCAGCCGGCTGCGGCGCAGACCTCAGCGCTGCCATCGCGGCTACCGTTGTCGACAATGATGACTTCGTGCGGCAGGTCGGTGCACGCCCGGATGCTGGAGAGACACTCACGGGTGTAGTCGAGCTGATTGAGGACCGCGATCACGATGCTGACGCCGCCTGCGAGCGCCGGGTCGCGCTCGACATCCGTGGACTCCATGGCTCGTGGTCAGCGGTCCGTCGCGCCCGGAGGGTCCTTGACGACTTCGAGCACCGCGCGCATCTCTTTTGCCCGGATGATGAAAGCGAGATACTCTTCCCAGAACTTGCGGACGAAGCGGAACCCGCGGTGGCGATTCTCGAGGTTCAGCAGGATTTGCAAGCCGAGGCGGCGCCACACCCTTGGCATCGACACGGTCAGCGACACGCACCGATAGCGTGCATGGGTGTAATGAGCGGAGAAGTGTCCTTCGGTAAAGTACATGAACGTGCGCGTGCTCAAGTGCCAGCGGTGGGTCGGATCAGTCCATGAGGCAATCCAGGAGAAGTGTGGCGTTGCGATGCAGACCAAAGCGCCCGGGCGTGCCACGCGATGGATCTCACCCATGAAGTCCGGTAGCGACTGGACGTGCTCGATGATGTGGGAGGCGTTCACCTCGTCGAAGGTATCATCGCGAAATGGCAGCGGCGGCCGATCCGCGTCGGCGACGACGTCCACGCCGGCAACCGGGAAGAGGTCGACGCCGATTGCGCCAGCGCGCTTGCTCCGGCCACAGCCCACATCCAACGTATGCCGCCTGGGTCGCATGGTGTCATGGGTCACGGGCGTTCATAGCGTGGGGTTCGGCAGCGCCGCAAGCTTGATGCGAACAACAACATGAAGGTCTCCGCCGACCGCATCTTGTTTGTGCTCCACGGCGCCATCGGTGACGTGGTGCGCGCACTGCCGTTGCTGAATCGCGTGCGCGCCGCCTATCCGCAGGCATCCATCGCCTGGGCGGTCGAGCCGATCGCCGCGCCCTTGCTCGAAGGCCACCCGGCGATCGACCAGCGCATTGTCTTCGACCGGGCACGCGGGGCGCGCGCGTTTGCACCCTTTCTGCGTCAGGTGCGCGCATTCGGTGCCGATCTGACGCTCGATCTCCAGCGCCATCTCAAGAGCGGCGTGGTCAGCTTCGCGTCGCGTGCGCCGGTGCGGCTCGGCTTTGATCGCTCCAACAGCAACGAAGCGAACTGGTTGTTCAATACGCATCACCTGCCGCCGATGGAGCACTTCAGCTTGAAGTGGCGCCAGTATCTCGCGTTCGCCGATGTGTTGGAGTTGTCCGCGACCGCGATCACGTTCGGCCTTGCTCCGACGGACGAAGAGCGCGCCCATGTCGACGAGCTACTCGACGGCGCGTCGGGGCCGCTGGCGCCGATGTTCGTCGGCTCGACGTGGCCGAGCCGCTTCTGGTTTGCGGCCGCGAGTGCCGAAGTCGTGCGTCAGGTATCAGCGCGTGGGTTGCAGCCGGTGTTGGTGGGGGTGGCGAGTGAGGTGGCGTTCGCTGACGAGATCGCAGGTCTCGCGGGCGTGCCAGTAATCAACTTGGCCGGCCGCACGCGCTTGCGCGACCTCGTTGCGCTGTTCGCACGCAGCAGCGTCGCGATCGGGCCGGACTCCGGCCCGATGCACATTGCCGCCGCGATGGGGTGCCCGGTCGTTTCGCTGTGGGGAGCCACCAGCCCGAAGCGGTCGGCGCCGTACGGATCAGAGCACCTGATTGTTCAGGGTGAGGCGAAGTGCGTGCCGTGCTACCGGAAGACGTGTCCGATTGGCCGAGTGTGCATGCAGTCGATCACACCCGCGGCGGTGTTGGCGCAAATCGACGCCGGGCTGGCAGAGCGGACTCACGACGGAAGCAAGATATAGTTCCGGTGTTCACCGACCTTGAAGCCGAGGATGCGTTGCTCGACGAAGCTGAGCGCGCGCTCCGATAGCCGGTCGTGTCGTTGCGTCGACTCGGGGCTGGCGTGCACCGTCCAGTTCTTCTCTTCGATCCGCGCCTGCATCACCGCCGGATGCGTACCGCTGAAGCGTGTGCGCCCTTTGAGTAGGCCGAAGTCGAAACTGGCATTGGCGTCGGGGAACTTCTGCTGTGCGGTCTCGGCGCCCTCGTGAATCGTGACGAAGGCGATGCGCTTACGCGTCATGTTGCGCGGCGGGCGCACCCAACCGTAGTGGTAGATGGCGGCGTCGGCGTGCGCGACGTGCAACTTGCGCCCATCGGCGAAGCGGAAACCCTGCGCACTCTTCCATGAGCGCGCCCCGATTCGGTTGCGAACGATGCGCACCTCGCGCCGGTACCAGGTGTGCGAGGTGTGGTAGTGCTCGTAGTCGGCGAAGAAGTGGACGTAGTCGAACAGCAATCCCTCGATGCGATCATCGGCGAGATAGGTCTCCATGCGCGCGTGCAGAGCGGGCAGGTAGCGCTCGTGCACGACCTCATCGGCCTGGACATAGAAACACCAGTCGCCCGTGCAAGCGTCGAGCGCGATGTTGGTTTGCTGCGCGTTGATCGCGCCGCGCTTGAAGAGGTTGCGGTCCCATACGGTCTCGATGATTTTGACTTTGGGATCGTCGATCGAGCGCAAAAGTTCGGTGGTGCCGTCGGTCGAATCGCCCGCGGCAATGACGAACTCGTCGCAAATGGGCAGGATCGAGCGGATCGATTCCACCACCGGGTAGTACAACTCGATGGCGTTGCGTACGAACGAGAAGCCGCTGATCCGCATGGGTGACGGCGGCTGTACCGCAGGCGCTGGAACGGGTCAATGCGAACTGAATCGGCGTTCGGAATCTCGCGAGCACTTGCGCTGAGCCGTACCGGTGTGATTTCTGACCTCACGATGCTGTCGATCTTGCACGTTGACCCCGAGCGCCGCTGGGGCGGAGGCCAAGTTCATCTGGTGGAACTGTGCCGTCGCATTCAAGAGCTGGGCGCCAAGCAGATGGTGGCGTGCCATCCCGGTGGGCCGCTTGAGCGCGCGTTGGAGGCGGAGGGCTTCGCGACGGTTCCGGTGGCGGTTCGCAACGCGCTCGATGTGCGCGCGGTCGTGCGTCTGCGACAGGTGCTTCGCGTCGTGGCGCCCAACATAGTCCACTTCCACACCGCGCACGCGCACGCGATGAGCTTGTGGCTGCCGCGCGCACACCGGTCGTTTGTGGTCACCCGCCATATGGACTACCCGCCCCGCAACGCGTTCTTGTTCAACTCGGCCGTCGACGGGGTGATTGCGATCTGCGAAGCCGTCCGCGGGTCGTTGCTCGGCGTGGGCGTTGAGCCACTGCGGGTGAGGGTGATCTACCTTGGCATCGATGCGACGCCGTTTCCGGCATCCGCAGACGAGCGTCGGGAACAACGGCGAGTCTGGGGGGTTGCGGACGACGAGGTGGTGGCAGTTACCGCGGCGGTGCTCGAAACACGCAAAGGCCATCGGTTTCTAATCGACGCGATAGCGGAGTTGCACAAGCGCAGCGGACCGCGAGCGCGTTTTGTCTTTTGCGGCGACGGCTCGCAGCGGGCGGCGCTCGCCGCGCAAGTCCGCGCGGCGGGGCTGGAGGAGCACATCCTCATGCCTGGCTTTAGTGCGCAAATGGCGCAGGTGTTGGCCGCAGCTGACCTGTTCGTGCTGCCGTCGCTGGCGGAAGGGTTGCCAATGGCGATCATGGAAGCGATGGCCTCGCGGTTGCCGGTCGTTGCGACCCGCGTGTCGGGCACGCCGGAGATCGTTGCCCACGGCGTCACCGGGCTGCTGGTACCGCCGGCCGATCCCCGCGCGCTGGCGACCGCGTTAGCGAACCTGCTTGGTAACGCCGCGCGCCGCGCGCAACTGGGCCAGCGCGGGCGTGAGCGCGTCGAGCAGCAGTTCACCAGCGCTCGTATGGCGCGTGAGTTCGTTAGCTACTACGAAAGTCTGCGCCTTCATCCGTCAGTACAGCGGGCGGCCCCATGACGCGGGCGGCGGCCATGCGGCTACTGCGCCGCTTTCACAGCGTGCGGGTGTTGGTCATCGGAGACGTCATCCTCGACCAATTCATCCGTGGCCGTGTGGATCGCATCTCGCCCGAAGCGCCAGTACCCGTGGTGCGCGTGACGGAAGAGGACTTCCGCCTGGGTGGCGCCGCCAATGTCGTCCACAACCTGCGCGCGCTGGAGGGGCGCGCTACCACGTGTGGCGTCGTGGGTAGCGATGCGGCCGGGAGACGGTTGGTTGGACTGTTGCGTCGTATCGGAGCGAGCACGGCCGGCGTGGTTGCGAGTCGAACGGTTGAAACCACGCGCAAGACGCGCATCGTGGCGCACCAGCAACAGGTCGTGCGACTCGATCGTGATCCACCGCCGCAACGCACCGCCGCGCTCGGGGCACGCGTGCAGCACTACCTCGCGCGCCACCTGCGCGAATTCGATGTGGTGATCGTGTCGGACTATGGCAAAGGCGTCGTCTCGCCCGCGGTGCTTGAGATGCTGGCCGCCGCGCGCGCGACAGGGCGCGTGCGCGTGATCATCGATCCGAAAAAACAGAACTTCGCGCATTACCGCGGCGCGAGCCTGGTGACGCCCAATGCAGCCGAAGCGAGCGACGCCGCCGGTGTAGAGATTCACGACGAGGCGACCCTGCGTGAAGCCGGGGCGGTGCTGCTCAAGCGCTGGCAGGCGGAAGCGGTGTTGATTACACGCGGCGAGCACGGGATGTCGCTGTTCAAACACACCGGCGGAGTGCGCCACATCCCAACCGTGGCGCGCCATGTGTTCGATGTGACCGGTGCGGGCGACACGGTGGTGGCGACGTGTGCGCTCGCGCTCGGGGCCGGGGCGAGCTTCGAGGACGCGGCGGTGCTGGCGAATCACGCGGCCGGAATTGTGGTGGGTGAAGTGGGCACGGCGACCGTCTCGTTGCCGACATTGCGCGCGGAACTGCGGCACGTGAAGGTGTGAGCATGCGGAGCATGACTGGATTTGGCCAGGCCATCGTTGAAGCTGATGGCCGGCGCATTACGATCGAGGTCCGTTCGGTGAATCAGCGCTTCCTCGACGTGAAGCTGAACATGCCGCGCGAGTATATGCCGTGGGAGAAGGACCTGCGCGCCGCTGTGCAAGCCGTGGTTGGACGCGGCAAGGTGGATGTCTCGATCAACCGCAACAGCAGCGCGGCCGGTGAGATCAGCGTCGAGATCAATCAAACGTTGGCGCAAGCCTACATGCGCGGCCTACGTGATCTGCAAGCCGCGCTCGGACTCGGGGGACAGATCGAGTTGGCGATGGTGATGGCTCGGCCCGACGTGCTGCGCGTCGTGGAGCGGCGCGGCGATCCGCAGAGTGAGATCGCGGTGGTGCGGGGCGGTTTGAGCGATGCGCTCGCGAAATTCAATCACGATCGTGAGCGGGAAGGGCGCAGCCTCGCGCGCGATCTAGCCAAGCGCGTGAAACATCTACGCCAGATCGAACGTCGCATGCGGGCGCAAGCCGCGCGCGTGGCTCCCGCACTCACTCGTCGATTGCGCGACCGCATGCGGGAGCTGCTCGATGGCGTGCCCGTCAACGAGGAACGGTTGCTGCAGGAAGTGGCGATCCTGGCGGAGCGCGCCGACATCACCGAAGAACTCGTGCGCTTGGACAGCCATCTCGAAGCGATGGAGCAGGCGTTTGCGTCGAAGGAGCCAGCCGGGCGCCAGCTCGACTTCCTGTTGCAAGAGATTCACCGCGAGATCAACACCATTGCGTCCAAGAGCGCGGATATCGAGATGACCAACCTCAGCATCGCCGCCAAAGGGGAAGCCGAAAAACTGCGCGAGCAAGCGCAGAACGTGGAGTGACGGCGCGACGCTTGAGCTACAGCTCGTCTCCCCCGTCATTGCTGCCTTCGCCGGCTTCCATCTCGTCCATCATCTCGCCGAAGTCGTCACCGCCGCCGTCGTCGCCCATTTCTTTGCCCATTTTGCGCATCCAGCGCGCGACGCTCTTGGGATCGTTCTCGTCGACGCCGCTGAGTTTGCTCGGATCGGCGAGCGACTCGAGCCGGGCGTCTTCCGACTTCGGCATGGCGAAGCGTGACAGCAGTCGGTCTGCCGCCGTGCCGCCGCACTTGGTGCACTCGGGCTTCGGCGTTTCGCTGACACGCAACGTCAACACGCTGAAGCGCTTCCCACACTTGCGGCAGCGGTATTCGTAGATCGGCATCTTTCAACTCCACTGGCGCGCTTCACCTACCAGAGCCGTCGGTTGCGTGCGAGTGCGGAATGCGGAATTCCAGAAGTCTTCATTCCGCATTCCGCACTCCGCATTCCGCACTGTCTTGACTCTCCACCACCTCGCACCTAGTGTCCCGCCGCCGATGCATACTGATGGC
Protein-coding regions in this window:
- a CDS encoding glycosyltransferase family 2 protein, coding for MRISGFSFVRNAIELYYPVVESIRSILPICDEFVIAAGDSTDGTTELLRSIDDPKVKIIETVWDRNLFKRGAINAQQTNIALDACTGDWCFYVQADEVVHERYLPALHARMETYLADDRIEGLLFDYVHFFADYEHYHTSHTWYRREVRIVRNRIGARSWKSAQGFRFADGRKLHVAHADAAIYHYGWVRPPRNMTRKRIAFVTIHEGAETAQQKFPDANASFDFGLLKGRTRFSGTHPAVMQARIEEKNWTVHASPESTQRHDRLSERALSFVEQRILGFKVGEHRNYILLPS
- a CDS encoding zinc ribbon domain-containing protein, with the translated sequence MPIYEYRCRKCGKRFSVLTLRVSETPKPECTKCGGTAADRLLSRFAMPKSEDARLESLADPSKLSGVDENDPKSVARWMRKMGKEMGDDGGGDDFGEMMDEMEAGEGSNDGGDEL
- a CDS encoding YicC family protein; the encoded protein is MRSMTGFGQAIVEADGRRITIEVRSVNQRFLDVKLNMPREYMPWEKDLRAAVQAVVGRGKVDVSINRNSSAAGEISVEINQTLAQAYMRGLRDLQAALGLGGQIELAMVMARPDVLRVVERRGDPQSEIAVVRGGLSDALAKFNHDREREGRSLARDLAKRVKHLRQIERRMRAQAARVAPALTRRLRDRMRELLDGVPVNEERLLQEVAILAERADITEELVRLDSHLEAMEQAFASKEPAGRQLDFLLQEIHREINTIASKSADIEMTNLSIAAKGEAEKLREQAQNVE
- a CDS encoding glycosyltransferase family 2 protein — its product is MESTDVERDPALAGGVSIVIAVLNQLDYTRECLSSIRACTDLPHEVIIVDNGSRDGSAEVCAAAGCRVIRNEQNLGCARAWNQGIRAARAPLILIMNNDIVVSAGWLGALAEFQQRTGAAVVSPAVINGSADYELATMAAQYRHRFGDRWRPGWRGECFLVPRAVYDQVGLFDERFVGGGFEDDDFDIRLRRARLRTAITGAALIHHFSQVTQRALAGTAWKRVKNPNKTLLESKWGWRLRLRRVRKELEKLWHRMRAPAFRGRDPYDVLVVWGDERVDLDAGVKRLRPAAGAIAPR
- a CDS encoding glycosyltransferase family 4 protein codes for the protein MRTESAFGISRALALSRTGVISDLTMLSILHVDPERRWGGGQVHLVELCRRIQELGAKQMVACHPGGPLERALEAEGFATVPVAVRNALDVRAVVRLRQVLRVVAPNIVHFHTAHAHAMSLWLPRAHRSFVVTRHMDYPPRNAFLFNSAVDGVIAICEAVRGSLLGVGVEPLRVRVIYLGIDATPFPASADERREQRRVWGVADDEVVAVTAAVLETRKGHRFLIDAIAELHKRSGPRARFVFCGDGSQRAALAAQVRAAGLEEHILMPGFSAQMAQVLAAADLFVLPSLAEGLPMAIMEAMASRLPVVATRVSGTPEIVAHGVTGLLVPPADPRALATALANLLGNAARRAQLGQRGRERVEQQFTSARMAREFVSYYESLRLHPSVQRAAP
- the rfaE1 gene encoding D-glycero-beta-D-manno-heptose-7-phosphate kinase → MTRAAAMRLLRRFHSVRVLVIGDVILDQFIRGRVDRISPEAPVPVVRVTEEDFRLGGAANVVHNLRALEGRATTCGVVGSDAAGRRLVGLLRRIGASTAGVVASRTVETTRKTRIVAHQQQVVRLDRDPPPQRTAALGARVQHYLARHLREFDVVIVSDYGKGVVSPAVLEMLAAARATGRVRVIIDPKKQNFAHYRGASLVTPNAAEASDAAGVEIHDEATLREAGAVLLKRWQAEAVLITRGEHGMSLFKHTGGVRHIPTVARHVFDVTGAGDTVVATCALALGAGASFEDAAVLANHAAGIVVGEVGTATVSLPTLRAELRHVKV
- a CDS encoding glycosyltransferase family 9 protein, with translation MKVSADRILFVLHGAIGDVVRALPLLNRVRAAYPQASIAWAVEPIAAPLLEGHPAIDQRIVFDRARGARAFAPFLRQVRAFGADLTLDLQRHLKSGVVSFASRAPVRLGFDRSNSNEANWLFNTHHLPPMEHFSLKWRQYLAFADVLELSATAITFGLAPTDEERAHVDELLDGASGPLAPMFVGSTWPSRFWFAAASAEVVRQVSARGLQPVLVGVASEVAFADEIAGLAGVPVINLAGRTRLRDLVALFARSSVAIGPDSGPMHIAAAMGCPVVSLWGATSPKRSAPYGSEHLIVQGEAKCVPCYRKTCPIGRVCMQSITPAAVLAQIDAGLAERTHDGSKI
- a CDS encoding class I SAM-dependent methyltransferase, translated to MTHDTMRPRRHTLDVGCGRSKRAGAIGVDLFPVAGVDVVADADRPPLPFRDDTFDEVNASHIIEHVQSLPDFMGEIHRVARPGALVCIATPHFSWIASWTDPTHRWHLSTRTFMYFTEGHFSAHYTHARYRCVSLTVSMPRVWRRLGLQILLNLENRHRGFRFVRKFWEEYLAFIIRAKEMRAVLEVVKDPPGATDR